From the genome of Verrucomicrobiota bacterium, one region includes:
- a CDS encoding tyrosine-type recombinase/integrase: MRHKHHVLTVGSTEEMPLPPSLLRVIEEYRIYRLTERGLSPKTVTLECGQVAQLAHWCRKQEIMDWKALTEEKFGEFLESRKKQIAPATYQNLYINLRLFFRHVSVEFPGIKPLLQDSPTPKSQRKLPGTLSQGDVNLILESASVGDDALQLRNQAVMELFYASGMRLGELKDLELSSVDTESGTARVTGKGNKTRFVPIGAKAMKALDRYLTSGRPRLTNGKSSVNQIFINHRGGKLSAQGVRDIVKNHARKAGYEKRIYPHLLRHSFATHLLEEGADLRVIQEMLGHADITTTQIYTAVDQQRLKNAHSLYHPRSGRKQARKDTP, translated from the coding sequence ATGAGGCATAAGCACCATGTTCTAACCGTAGGATCTACGGAGGAAATGCCCCTTCCTCCTTCACTTTTGCGGGTGATTGAGGAATATCGCATTTACCGTCTCACAGAGCGCGGACTCTCCCCCAAAACTGTCACCTTAGAATGCGGGCAAGTTGCGCAGCTGGCCCATTGGTGCCGGAAACAGGAGATCATGGATTGGAAGGCATTAACCGAAGAGAAATTCGGTGAATTCCTCGAGTCCCGCAAAAAGCAAATTGCTCCGGCCACTTATCAGAATTTATATATTAATTTACGCCTCTTCTTCCGTCATGTCTCAGTAGAGTTTCCCGGGATCAAACCACTCCTCCAAGATAGCCCGACTCCCAAATCACAACGCAAATTGCCCGGTACCCTTTCCCAAGGGGATGTGAACCTCATTTTGGAGAGTGCTTCCGTAGGGGATGATGCATTACAATTACGTAACCAGGCTGTGATGGAGCTTTTTTATGCGAGTGGAATGAGGTTGGGCGAGCTTAAAGACCTTGAATTATCATCAGTGGATACAGAGTCAGGAACAGCACGGGTAACGGGTAAGGGGAATAAAACGCGTTTTGTTCCAATTGGGGCGAAGGCAATGAAAGCCTTGGACCGGTATTTAACAAGTGGGCGTCCCCGGCTAACCAACGGAAAATCAAGCGTGAACCAGATTTTCATCAATCACCGTGGAGGGAAACTCTCCGCACAGGGAGTCCGTGATATTGTGAAAAATCATGCCCGCAAGGCGGGTTATGAAAAAAGGATATACCCGCATTTACTCAGGCATTCTTTTGCCACGCATTTATTAGAGGAGGGGGCCGACCTAAGGGTTATCCAGGAAATGCTCGGACATGCGGATATTACCACGACACAGATTTACACGGCAGTGGACCAGCAAAGACTCAAAAATGCCCACAGCCTATATCATCCCCGCAGTGGGCGCAAACAAGCACGGAAGGATACTCCATGA
- a CDS encoding phosphoribosylaminoimidazolesuccinocarboxamide synthase, whose amino-acid sequence MSFEETLYDIELPGIPKLKSGKVREVFDLGEDLLFVATDRLSAYDCILPTPIPQKGRVLTQISAYWFRKLNNIVLNHFRSVNYDEFPEGLQEYRHWLEGRSMLVKKLRPIPVECVVRGYLAGSAWKEYQENGMVCGVELPLGLKESDVLPEPIFTPAMKNDKGHDQNITFEQMADTIGWGNAAKLKTASIGLYEAASKSLDHAAILIADTKFEYGFEHGETVLMDECLTPDSSRFWNRAQYVPGKPQNGMDKQFIRDYLNYAGWDHHPPAPDLPEDVVSRTTALYLEAYRRITGSPLPVQT is encoded by the coding sequence ATGAGTTTTGAAGAGACTTTGTACGATATTGAATTACCCGGGATTCCTAAGCTGAAAAGTGGAAAGGTCAGGGAAGTTTTTGATTTGGGGGAAGACCTCCTTTTTGTAGCGACAGACAGGTTGTCCGCATACGATTGTATTTTGCCAACCCCTATTCCCCAAAAGGGACGTGTATTGACCCAGATTTCAGCTTATTGGTTTAGAAAGCTGAATAATATTGTCCTGAATCATTTCCGTTCGGTTAATTATGATGAATTTCCTGAAGGGCTCCAAGAATACCGCCATTGGCTAGAGGGGCGCTCGATGCTTGTCAAAAAACTCCGCCCGATCCCGGTGGAATGTGTCGTTCGTGGCTACCTCGCGGGCTCTGCCTGGAAAGAATATCAGGAAAATGGAATGGTTTGCGGAGTGGAGCTCCCTTTAGGTCTGAAAGAATCGGATGTTTTGCCCGAGCCGATTTTTACCCCGGCCATGAAAAATGACAAGGGGCACGACCAGAATATTACTTTTGAGCAAATGGCTGACACGATCGGTTGGGGCAATGCAGCAAAGCTTAAAACAGCGAGTATCGGACTCTACGAAGCCGCCTCAAAATCACTCGACCACGCTGCCATCCTCATTGCGGATACAAAATTCGAGTACGGATTTGAGCATGGCGAGACTGTCCTCATGGATGAATGTCTCACTCCTGATTCTTCACGTTTTTGGAATAGGGCACAGTATGTCCCGGGTAAACCCCAGAATGGCATGGATAAACAATTTATCAGGGATTACCTGAATTATGCTGGTTGGGATCATCATCCTCCAGCACCTGACTTACCGGAAGATGTCGTCTCGCGGACCACGGCACTTTATCTCGAGGCTTACAGGAGGATCACAGGTTCTCCCTTACCCGTACAAACTTAA
- a CDS encoding glycosyltransferase, translating to MSTILETPSPYYTPTAFHPRGRVKANAKFFFRGGLKFFVKGVTYGPFAPYVNGVYLHSPDLTRRDLQMIKELGANVLRLYHVPPRWFLDMCYEYDLQVLITIPWEQHVNFLDSQNSRKIIENKIRTGVRQNEGHPALFGYMVGNEIPPSTVRWYGLSRVQSFLENLVNIAKEEDDKTLVTYANFPSTEYLIPANIDFCSYNVYLENPASFEKYLARLHNISGDKPLMLGEFGLDSIRNTEEKQAEILGWHVKTVGQMGLAGTILFSWTDDWYTGNHQITDWAFGLVDAERRPKKSYFRIQDCFLDEADGKAGQRVPLREYPKVSVVVCSYNGGKTLQACLQSLTEVDYPHYEIILVDDGSTDDTQTITKDFPHMINIRQKNMGLSYARNVGYQHATGDIIAYTDSDCMADRDWLYYLVSTITSGNYAGVGGPNISPPAQNWVQACVAAAPGSPSHVLVSDVVAEHIPGCNMAFWKWAIDAIGGWDIEYRKAGDDVDFCWRLQQAGYEISFSPSAIVWHHRRFSVKAFYKQQAGYGEAEALLRFKHLIFFTPNGNAKWRGIVYGLPIGPSIIQKPIIYHGLFGMGLFQSIYPSDDPAILDYTGSLEWVLAAICVGIISITFPVLIPIVVLMFLTTLFAGLMYAARTKLEPKYDTLASRFLVWGLAVSQPLIRGWNRHYTWISHKTTPSKILTGESSHKPSNQFTRDNSLAYWSEEGIERDRVITKVCDLLEAENWSYSLDTGWTDWDIQIYGNYWWDIRLRTQTENHGGDKRLTRIQMDPKMTPLTIALTILVGLLTFTLYFSIEIQIIYLLCVLSLIAVFLIFWAYRIRSRIGQIVMEAAIIIGLTPVKTDKKKS from the coding sequence ATGTCGACGATCTTGGAGACACCGTCTCCTTATTACACACCTACAGCTTTTCATCCCCGTGGAAGGGTTAAAGCTAATGCTAAGTTCTTTTTCCGTGGCGGACTCAAATTTTTTGTTAAGGGAGTGACCTACGGTCCTTTTGCCCCCTACGTCAATGGGGTCTATTTACATTCGCCCGATCTTACACGTAGGGATTTACAAATGATTAAGGAACTCGGGGCCAATGTCCTGCGTTTGTATCATGTGCCCCCACGTTGGTTTCTCGACATGTGTTATGAGTACGACCTCCAAGTACTCATCACGATTCCTTGGGAACAACATGTGAATTTCCTCGATAGCCAGAATAGCCGGAAAATTATCGAGAATAAAATCCGCACAGGCGTTCGTCAAAACGAAGGGCATCCTGCACTTTTTGGTTATATGGTCGGTAATGAGATCCCCCCTTCGACAGTCCGTTGGTACGGACTCAGCCGGGTACAGTCTTTCTTAGAAAATCTCGTGAATATCGCCAAGGAGGAAGACGATAAGACTTTGGTGACTTATGCGAATTTCCCTTCCACAGAATACTTGATCCCGGCAAATATCGATTTTTGCTCATATAATGTTTACCTGGAAAATCCGGCTTCCTTTGAAAAATACCTCGCGCGGCTTCATAATATTTCCGGTGACAAACCCCTGATGCTTGGGGAGTTTGGCCTTGATTCGATCCGCAATACAGAAGAAAAACAGGCCGAGATACTGGGTTGGCATGTGAAAACCGTCGGACAAATGGGTTTGGCAGGAACCATTCTTTTCTCGTGGACGGATGATTGGTACACGGGAAACCATCAAATTACCGATTGGGCTTTTGGACTAGTGGATGCCGAGCGCCGCCCGAAAAAATCCTATTTCAGGATACAAGACTGTTTCCTCGATGAGGCCGATGGGAAAGCGGGCCAGAGGGTACCCCTGAGAGAATACCCCAAAGTCTCCGTGGTCGTATGCTCCTATAACGGGGGGAAAACACTGCAAGCCTGTCTCCAGAGCCTGACGGAAGTCGATTATCCCCATTATGAAATTATCCTCGTCGATGATGGGTCCACGGATGATACCCAGACAATCACCAAAGACTTTCCCCACATGATCAATATCCGCCAGAAAAACATGGGTTTGAGTTATGCCCGTAATGTCGGGTATCAGCATGCCACTGGGGATATCATCGCCTATACTGATTCGGACTGTATGGCCGACCGTGACTGGCTTTATTATCTGGTATCGACCATTACGAGCGGAAACTACGCGGGTGTCGGAGGTCCAAATATCTCTCCTCCCGCACAAAACTGGGTTCAAGCCTGTGTTGCCGCAGCACCAGGTTCCCCCAGCCACGTACTTGTCAGCGATGTGGTGGCGGAGCATATTCCTGGTTGCAATATGGCTTTTTGGAAATGGGCTATCGATGCGATCGGCGGATGGGATATTGAGTACCGCAAAGCGGGTGACGATGTGGATTTTTGTTGGCGTCTCCAACAGGCCGGGTATGAGATATCATTCAGTCCTTCGGCGATTGTCTGGCACCATCGTCGTTTTTCGGTAAAAGCATTTTATAAACAGCAAGCCGGTTACGGGGAAGCTGAAGCACTCCTGAGGTTTAAGCATCTCATTTTTTTCACCCCAAACGGGAATGCCAAATGGCGCGGAATCGTTTATGGGCTTCCTATCGGCCCGAGCATCATTCAAAAACCCATCATTTACCACGGTCTCTTTGGCATGGGCCTTTTCCAATCAATTTATCCTTCGGATGATCCCGCCATCCTTGATTATACAGGTTCACTCGAATGGGTTTTAGCCGCCATCTGTGTGGGGATTATTTCCATTACTTTCCCGGTTTTAATCCCGATCGTGGTCTTGATGTTTTTGACCACCCTCTTTGCTGGACTGATGTATGCCGCACGCACGAAGCTGGAACCCAAATATGACACTTTAGCGAGCCGTTTTCTCGTCTGGGGCTTAGCAGTTTCACAGCCCCTGATCCGAGGCTGGAACCGTCATTACACTTGGATATCCCATAAGACGACTCCCTCCAAAATCCTCACGGGTGAGTCCTCCCATAAACCAAGTAACCAGTTCACACGCGACAATTCTCTGGCGTATTGGAGTGAAGAAGGAATCGAACGCGACCGGGTCATTACAAAAGTGTGTGATTTGCTTGAAGCTGAAAACTGGTCATACTCCCTGGATACCGGCTGGACAGACTGGGACATCCAGATTTACGGGAATTACTGGTGGGATATCAGGCTGCGGACCCAGACTGAAAATCACGGGGGTGATAAACGCCTGACCCGTATCCAGATGGATCCCAAAATGACACCTTTGACGATTGCATTAACCATACTGGTCGGGTTATTGACATTTACCCTTTATTTTTCAATCGAAATCCAGATAATTTACCTTCTCTGCGTTTTGAGTTTGATTGCCGTCTTCCTGATCTTCTGGGCCTACCGGATCAGGAGCCGTATCGGGCAAATCGTCATGGAAGCAGCCATCATCATTGGACTCACCCCGGTGAAAACGGACAAAAAGAAATCATAA
- a CDS encoding L-histidine N(alpha)-methyltransferase → MGSIFTPFFIHEGASGDSSCGSLLADLGTRRISPAHLYNSPVLSSLWHRVHLAHSPLRQSPKKGSCEYSRFAQSMLPLVSGKKVTVTSLGCGDGYKDALFLKTWQKAASSISYQPVDISAHLVKKACDSCSKLSRVQIMPGVCGNLADQQFIQDISHLQKDKSLKIGFYFGINPNFQQVDFFNLLKKSFLHFDHVVFSANLAPGDDYEKGVRKIFTQYDNPETRDWFLEFLGSLGIRAQKKALEFSIRKFLRPLPHYAICVNYIFPEKTALSLYGQRVSFKKGESLDIFHSFRHTLQTLKGFSLLSQLTITREQVSPDQQEALLSVQKKSA, encoded by the coding sequence ATGGGGTCTATTTTTACTCCCTTTTTCATTCATGAGGGTGCCTCAGGCGACTCATCATGCGGGAGTTTACTTGCAGACCTCGGCACACGCAGGATTTCACCCGCTCACCTATATAATAGTCCTGTATTAAGTTCACTCTGGCACCGGGTCCACCTAGCCCATAGCCCGTTAAGACAATCCCCCAAAAAAGGATCATGTGAATACAGTCGTTTTGCCCAGTCCATGCTTCCATTGGTCTCAGGTAAAAAAGTCACCGTCACAAGTTTAGGCTGTGGGGATGGATATAAAGATGCCCTATTCCTAAAAACCTGGCAAAAAGCAGCATCTTCAATATCCTATCAACCGGTGGATATCAGTGCCCATCTAGTAAAAAAAGCTTGTGATTCCTGTAGTAAACTATCACGGGTCCAGATCATGCCCGGAGTTTGTGGAAACCTAGCCGATCAGCAGTTTATCCAAGATATCAGCCATCTCCAAAAGGATAAAAGCCTCAAAATCGGTTTTTATTTCGGGATTAACCCAAATTTCCAACAGGTTGATTTTTTTAACCTCTTAAAAAAATCATTCCTCCATTTTGATCATGTGGTTTTCAGCGCAAATCTCGCCCCAGGTGATGATTATGAAAAAGGTGTCCGTAAAATATTTACTCAATATGACAACCCGGAAACACGCGACTGGTTTTTGGAGTTCCTCGGTTCACTCGGGATTAGGGCACAAAAAAAGGCGCTGGAATTCTCAATCCGAAAATTCCTGCGCCCCCTACCCCACTACGCAATTTGCGTAAATTATATTTTCCCTGAAAAAACGGCCCTCTCTCTTTACGGTCAAAGGGTTTCCTTTAAAAAGGGTGAATCACTCGATATCTTTCATTCCTTCCGCCATACATTGCAAACCCTCAAGGGTTTTTCCTTATTGAGCCAGCTCACGATTACCCGTGAACAAGTTTCCCCCGATCAACAAGAGGCCCTCCTGTCAGTACAGAAAAAAAGCGCGTAA
- a CDS encoding WcaF family extracellular polysaccharide biosynthesis acetyltransferase, giving the protein MRLDQFNNKSYSRGKSFFTESLWYLVKAAFFLSALPYPGSFKRFLLRCFGAQVGAGVVIRPRVNITMPWRLKIGDYSWIGEGTTILSLDEVRIGAHVCISQEAFLCTGSHDYRKETFDLVTGPIIIDESVWVAARAFICPGTHIRPHAVIQPASVVRGEIAGDGIYGGNPCLLIKSL; this is encoded by the coding sequence ATGAGACTCGACCAGTTTAATAACAAAAGTTACTCCCGGGGAAAAAGCTTCTTCACCGAGTCCCTCTGGTATCTCGTAAAAGCAGCCTTTTTCTTAAGTGCATTGCCTTATCCCGGTTCTTTCAAACGTTTTTTACTCAGGTGTTTTGGCGCGCAAGTGGGTGCGGGAGTAGTGATTCGTCCCCGAGTGAATATTACCATGCCGTGGAGGTTGAAAATCGGGGATTACTCTTGGATCGGTGAGGGGACCACGATTCTCTCCCTTGATGAGGTTCGGATCGGGGCCCATGTCTGTATATCCCAGGAAGCCTTTCTCTGTACGGGCAGCCACGACTATCGCAAGGAGACATTTGATCTCGTGACGGGCCCCATCATCATAGATGAAAGTGTCTGGGTGGCCGCCCGCGCCTTTATTTGTCCGGGCACACATATCAGGCCTCATGCCGTCATCCAGCCCGCCTCTGTGGTACGAGGGGAGATTGCCGGGGACGGGATTTATGGCGGCAACCCGTGCCTTCTCATTAAATCGTTATAA
- a CDS encoding glycosyltransferase, translating to MRLLQLSQTLNRKMGGFATALYPLHGHILSSGHGSDLLGLDADLGDQESVPRLYSFEPHLLPRFYYSRSYGIQAEQFARECDSIHVHGLWVYPNLVAGQLSRKLHKPLVIHPHGMLEPWAMKRGVYKKSVMRMLFENQNFRDAALWRALTEAEAAQIKHYCPQANVVTLPNGIMAGDFEGPVSALDLTAKHPELFNKKWIVFLSRLHQKKGLDLLVKAWSKLHRDFPGWQLVIAGGDDGYGDILHQMIDSCDLRKRVTLLGLVHGNEKAALLKNAQLFVLPSRSEGFSMAVLEALAAGLPVLITHNCNFPEVDAVGAGKIVEASEPSIEEGLRNLLGLPEYYLDEMGQKGATLVREKYTWEKIASQMVGALEKL from the coding sequence ATGAGACTTCTCCAGCTATCCCAGACGTTGAACCGGAAGATGGGGGGCTTTGCCACGGCATTGTATCCCTTGCACGGGCATATCCTGAGTTCCGGACATGGTTCAGACCTGCTGGGGCTGGATGCTGATCTGGGGGATCAGGAGAGTGTGCCTCGGCTTTATAGCTTTGAACCCCATTTGCTCCCTCGGTTTTATTATTCTCGATCATACGGTATTCAGGCAGAGCAATTTGCCCGGGAGTGTGATTCCATCCATGTCCATGGGCTGTGGGTATATCCGAATCTCGTCGCCGGACAGCTGTCGCGCAAGCTGCATAAACCTTTGGTGATCCATCCCCATGGAATGCTCGAACCCTGGGCGATGAAACGTGGGGTTTATAAAAAATCGGTCATGAGGATGCTTTTTGAGAACCAAAATTTCCGCGATGCCGCGCTCTGGAGGGCTTTGACAGAAGCTGAGGCCGCCCAGATTAAACATTATTGTCCGCAAGCCAATGTGGTCACTCTGCCCAACGGGATTATGGCCGGGGATTTTGAAGGACCAGTTTCCGCGCTCGATTTAACGGCTAAACATCCAGAGCTTTTTAATAAAAAATGGATCGTTTTTCTTTCCCGCCTGCATCAGAAAAAGGGTTTGGATTTATTAGTGAAAGCCTGGAGCAAATTGCACCGTGATTTCCCGGGATGGCAGCTCGTCATTGCAGGGGGGGATGATGGATACGGAGATATTCTGCACCAGATGATCGACTCTTGTGACCTCAGGAAAAGGGTGACATTACTGGGCCTTGTCCATGGAAATGAAAAAGCGGCACTGCTAAAAAATGCCCAGCTTTTTGTGCTCCCTTCACGTTCGGAAGGTTTCAGTATGGCCGTACTGGAGGCTTTGGCAGCGGGATTACCCGTGCTCATCACCCATAACTGTAATTTCCCTGAAGTGGACGCCGTGGGGGCGGGAAAAATCGTGGAAGCCAGTGAACCCTCCATTGAGGAGGGGTTGCGCAATTTGCTCGGTCTGCCTGAGTATTACCTCGATGAAATGGGGCAAAAGGGAGCGACACTTGTCCGCGAAAAATACACTTGGGAAAAAATTGCCTCGCAAATGGTCGGTGCACTGGAGAAACTTTAA
- a CDS encoding class I SAM-dependent methyltransferase: MNENYKSLFQTDVLAEKYEKNEYAPSSGSALYWEVEKGFLMHFISGLTSEKKSCYLDFACGTGRILQVTESLVESSEGIDISEAMLKIAASKVKKSKLICLDVSIDQSCEYNKRYDLITSFRFFPNVEHEVRLKALDWLAKVIKPDGIMIINTHLNPYSLKALFYPYHQFMSFFFKKPRPKYLSTRQMRGLLGEYGFRIEKVYGLGFLSGRLVPLLPRTFSLAFERFFAGGILANRFGFNLIYVCRKNQ, from the coding sequence GTGAATGAGAATTATAAAAGCCTTTTTCAAACGGATGTATTAGCTGAGAAATATGAAAAAAATGAATATGCACCTTCATCAGGATCAGCTCTTTATTGGGAGGTCGAAAAAGGCTTCCTCATGCATTTTATTTCTGGGCTGACTTCAGAAAAAAAGAGTTGTTATCTCGATTTTGCTTGTGGTACGGGTAGAATTCTTCAAGTCACAGAGTCTTTGGTGGAATCTTCAGAGGGGATTGATATTTCAGAGGCGATGCTAAAAATCGCCGCTTCAAAAGTCAAAAAATCAAAATTGATTTGCTTGGATGTTTCCATTGATCAATCGTGTGAATATAATAAACGTTATGATTTAATCACGTCATTTCGTTTTTTCCCAAATGTAGAGCATGAGGTCAGGCTCAAAGCCCTTGATTGGCTTGCCAAAGTAATCAAGCCTGATGGTATAATGATCATTAATACGCACCTTAACCCCTATAGCCTCAAAGCATTATTTTATCCTTATCATCAATTCATGAGTTTTTTCTTTAAAAAGCCACGCCCTAAATATCTTTCCACTCGTCAGATGAGGGGTCTCCTTGGCGAATATGGTTTTCGAATTGAAAAGGTTTATGGTTTAGGATTCCTGAGTGGGCGGTTAGTTCCACTCCTTCCCCGTACATTTTCACTCGCATTCGAGAGATTCTTTGCTGGAGGAATATTGGCGAATCGTTTTGGGTTTAATTTGATTTACGTTTGTCGAAAAAATCAATGA